The following are encoded together in the Oncorhynchus masou masou isolate Uvic2021 chromosome 5, UVic_Omas_1.1, whole genome shotgun sequence genome:
- the LOC135540263 gene encoding bromodomain and PHD finger-containing protein 3-like isoform X1 yields the protein MVCELRPPRPLQSRKLVQTPMRRLRRRGCRPGVVGLEMGRGRGRGRGRDSSVQLRPPSPYRLQLSPSRETLTYAQAQKMVEVDLDGRLHRISITDPLPVITEDEMMAQDIVECNSNKENSEQTQSRARPGRKPPNTKGRRRESKTSSHQSRRSGSQQYTQSHTNSSQHPSHQSPLPEPTFRVLDCPCPLDTPPLPVAYYRFVEKSGEEQDCEAEYDMDEEDLAWLEMVNQKRVSDGHTSVSPDTFELLIDRLERESILESRSQALSQSAIDEDAFCCVCLDDECLNSNVILFCDICNLAVHQECYGVPYIPEGQWLCRCCLQSPSRPVDCVLCPNRGGAFKQTSDGRWAHVVCAIWIPEVCFANMVFLEPVEGVKNIPSARWKLTCYLCKQKGRGASIQCHKANCYRAFHVSCAQKAGLFMKIDPVRETGVNGTTFSVKKTAFCENHSPVGSRRDGSGDEVVEGRLVGGRGNRGQRSYTQSPPAPPSKKTPKGQKKKKGKKSLAGQTTRRSAVPVLLVPQIPSHRLNKICIGVAVQRKNQFIQRLHNYWLLKRQSRNGMPLIRRLHSHLQAHKTAEQREPDEKLCAAREELRYWQKLRQDLERARLLVELVRKRERLKREQMKLQQAALELKLTPALILLRSTLDQLQEKDAAQIFSQPVNLAEVPDYLEFISKPMDLSSMRAKLEAHAYCSTTDLEGDFNLMVSNCLRYNSKETAFHRAALHLREVGGAVLRHAHRQAQSIGLDPSTGMHLPDSPNKHGFYQCTWEDVDSLLDPDNRLHLSTEEQLKALLEKLDMVASMRSSGGRTKRIRLLRREINTVTHKQQRSQSHNGKEEEEEEEENGKKDNVENSPLTSASTPGKDASPPTLESSCPASSPLPGDAPPEPPVLCLVTAGRRSPGRSYKRQRSSPSGGKGQSDDDAEVEETATPCKQKEDSEKFSPSQTPSPPTNACPLMGVGRRTSVLFKKAKNGARLAKIRAAQLQYVGTTEGKTNGLDSSPTIIKPPSETALSTPAPPPTPSSPSSHRLRSRGPSSDSEGDKPLSLVKVEGFTNGLGKHKDDSSDIASNDQKHSVPPPPKRSRGKPALAKVPESQNGGSVQHPTSLCLCSGGSMLLPFDSDTELTPLDLVWAKCRGYPSYPAMVVDPDMPQEGLLHNGIPIPVPPGDVLKLGERRQKETGERHYLVLFFDTKRTWQWLPRDKLLQMGMDDTVDKLRLMEGKKPSVRKSVHTAYDRAMIHLNHVINHVKGNLTFNPSNFI from the exons atggtttgtg AACTCCGTCCTCCTCGCCCTCTCCAATCTAGAAAGCTAGTGCAAACCCCCATGAGGAGGCTGCGGAGGAGGGGATGCAGGCCAGGAGTAGTTGGCCTTGAGATGggcaggggtagagggagggggaggggcagggacTCCAGTGTTCAGCTGCGGCCACCTTCCCCCTATAGACTGCAGCTATCTCCATCTAGAGAAACTTTGACCTatgctcaggcccagaagatggTGGAGGTGGACCTGGATGGAAGGCTTCACAGGATCAGCATCACCGACCCTCTGCCAGTCATCACAGAGGATGAGATGATGGCTCAGGACATTGTTGAGTGCAACAGTAACAAAGAGAACAGCGAACAAACCCAGAGCAGAGCCAGACCAGGGCGCAAACCTCCCAACACAAAGGGCCGCAGGAGGGAAAGCAAAACCTCATCTCACCAGAGCCGACGTTCTggcagtcagcagtacactcaaAGCCACACCAATTCCTCCCAACACCCTTCTCACCAAAGCCCTCTCCCCGAGCCAACCTTCCGCGTGCTTGACTGTCCGTGTCCTTTAGACACACCTCCCCTACCTGTGGCCTACTACCGTTTCGTAGAGAAGTCAGGGGAGGAGCAGGACTGTGAGGCAGAGTACGACATGGACGAGGAGGACCTGGCCTGGCTGGAGATGGTCAACCAGAAGAGGGTATCTGATGGCCACACGTCCGTCTCCCCGGACACCTTTGAGCTGCTGATCGACCGTCTGGAGAGGGAGTCCATCCTGGAGTCACGGAGCCAGGCCCTGTCCCAGAGTGCCATAGACGAGGATGCCTTCTGCTGCGTCTGCCTGGACGACGAGTGTCTCAACAGCAACGTCATCCTGTTCTGTGACATCTGCAACCTGGCCGTCCACCAGGAGTGTTACGGTGTGCCCTACATTCCTGAGGGCCAGTGGCTGTGCCGCTGCTGTCTGCAGTCCCCCTCGCGCCCTGTGGACTGTGTGCTCTGCCCCAACCGGGGAGGTGCCTTCAAACAGACTAGTGATGGACGCTGGGCCCACGTTGTCTGTGCCATATGGATCCCAGAGGTGTGCTTTGCCAACATGGTATTCCTGGAGCCAGTGGAGGGGGTGAAGAACATCCCCTCAGCCCGCTGGAAGCTCACCTGCTACCTGTGCAAGCAGAAAGGCCGGGGCGCGTCCATCCAGTGCCACAAGGCCAACTGTTACCGGGCCTTCCATGTCAGCTGTGCCCAGAAGGCTGGCCTCTTCATGAAGATCGACCCGGTCCGGGAGACTGGGGTCAACGGAACCACCTTCTCTGTGAAGAAGACTGCCTTCTGTGAGAATCACTCCCCAGTCGGGTCACGGCGAGATGGGTCAGGTGATGAGGTGGTGGAGGGAAGGCTGGTGGGAGGTAGGGGGAACAGGGGTCAAAGGTCATACACTCAGAGCCCCCCGGCACCACCCAGTAAAAAGACTCCCAAAGgccagaagaagaagaaaggaaAGAAGAGCCTAGCTGGTCAGACGACCCGTCGCTCTGCTGTGCCTGTGCTGCTGGTGCCTCAAATCCCCTCTCACAG GCTGAACAAGATTTGCATTGGGGTTGCTGTGCAGAGGAAGAACCAGTTCATTCAGAGGCTTCACAACTACTGGCTGCTGAAACGTCAGTCCCGAAACGGCATGCCTCTCATCCGGCGCCTGCACTCACATCTGCAGGCTCACAAGACTGCTGAGCAG AGGGAACCAGATGAGAAGCTTTGTGCGGCGAGGGAGGAGCTACGGTACTGGCAGAAGTTGCGGCAGGACCTGGAGAGAGCCCGGCTCCTGGTGGAACTCGTccgcaagagagagagactaaagagagagCAG atgAAACTTCAACAGGCTGCTCTGGAGCTGAAGTTGACCCCAGCGTTAATACTGCTGCGTTCCACCCTGGACCAGCTTCAGGAGAAGGACGCAGCACAGATTTTCTCTCAGCCTGTCAATCTAGCAGAG GTGCCAGACTATCTGGAGTTCATCTCCAAGCCCATGGATTTATCCAGCATGCGTGCCAAACTGGAGGCCCATGCCTACTGCTCCACAACCGACCTGGAGGGGGACTTTAACCTCATGGTGTCCAACTGCCTGAGGTACAACTCCAAGGAGACCGCGTTCCACCGAGCCGCCTTGCACCTACGAGAGGTTGGAGGAGCCGTCCTCCGCCACGCCCACAGACAGGCGCAGAGCATCGGGTTGGACCCCAGCACGGGCATGCACCTCCCAGACTCTCCTAACAAGCATGGCTTCTACCAATGCACCTGGGAGGATG TGGACTCTCTCCTGGATCCAGACAACAGGCTCCACCTGTCCACAGAGGAGCAGCTGAAGGCCCTGCTGGAGAAGCTGGACATGGTGGCATCCATGCGCTCCAGTGGAGGACGAACCAAACGCATCCGGCTGCTACGTAGAGAGATCAACACGGTCACGCACAAACAACAGCGCTCACAATCGCACAAcgggaaagaggaagaggaagaggaggaagaaaatGGAAAGAAGGACAATGTGGAGAACAGTCCTTTAACATCAGCCTCTACTCCGGGGAAAG ATGCCTCTCCACCAACACTAGAGTCTTCATGCCCAGCGTCGTCCCCCCTGCCAGGCGATGCCCCACCTGAGCCACCCGTACTGTGCCTTGTGACCGCAGGGCGAAGGTCACCAGGGCGCTCTTACAAACGCCAGAGATCCTCGCCGAGTGGGGGAAAAGGGCAGAGTGATGATGATGCTGAAGTTGAGGAGACAGCGACACCGTGCAAACAGAAGGAGGATTCTGAAAAGTTCTCTCCTTCACAGACTCCCAGTCCCCCCACTAACGCCTGTCCTTTGATGGGAGTTGGCCGACGGACATCTGTTCTGTTCAAGAAAGCTAAAAATGGAGCGAGACTGGCAAAGATTAGAGCAGCTCAGTTACAGTATGTAGGGACCACTGAGGGTAAAACCAATGGATTGGACAGTTCCCCCACCATTATAAAACCTCCCAGTGAGACTGCCCTTTCCACCCCTGCCcctccccccactccctcctcaccgtcaTCCCACCGCCTGAGGTCCAGAGGGCCCAGCTCTGACAGCGAGGGAGACAAGCCCCTCTCCCTTGTCAAAGTAGAAG GCTTTACAAATGGTCTAGGAAAGCACAAAGATGACTCCTCAGACATAGCATCCAATgaccaaaaacatag TGTCCCCCCGCCACCCAAACGCAGCCGTGGTAAACCAGCTCTGGCTAAAGTCCCAGAGAGCCAGAATGGAGGCTCAG TTCAACATCCCACATCTTTGTGTTTGTGCTCAGGGGGAAGTATGCTTTTGCCCTTTGATAGTGACACAGAGCTCACACCACTTGACCTGGTCTGGGCTAAGTGTCGTGGATATCCATCATACCCAGCAATG GTTGTTGACCCAGACATGCCTCAGGAAGGGCTTCTTCACAATGGCATCCCCATCCCCGTGCCTCCTGGGGACGTGCTCAAACTGGGGGAGCGGAGGCAGAAGGAGACCGGGGAGAGGCACTACCTTGTGCTGTTCTTTGACACCAAAAGGACCTG GCAATGGCTGCCACGGGACAAGTTGCTGCAAATGGGGATGGATGACACGGTGGACAAACTGCGCCTGATGGAGGGCAAGAAGCCCAGCGTCCGCAAGTCTGTACACACGGCATACGACCGTGCCATGATACACCTGAACCACGTTATCAACCACGTCAAGGGGAACCTCACTTTCAACCCCTCCAATTTTATATGA
- the LOC135540263 gene encoding bromodomain and PHD finger-containing protein 3-like isoform X2: MVCELRPPRPLQSRKLVQTPMRRLRRRGCRPGVVGLEMGRGRGRGRGRDSSVQLRPPSPYRLQLSPSRETLTYAQAQKMVEVDLDGRLHRISITDPLPVITEDEMMAQDIVECNSNKENSEQTQSRARPGRKPPNTKGRRRESKTSSHQSRRSGSQQYTQSHTNSSQHPSHQSPLPEPTFRVLDCPCPLDTPPLPVAYYRFVEKSGEEQDCEAEYDMDEEDLAWLEMVNQKRVSDGHTSVSPDTFELLIDRLERESILESRSQALSQSAIDEDAFCCVCLDDECLNSNVILFCDICNLAVHQECYGVPYIPEGQWLCRCCLQSPSRPVDCVLCPNRGGAFKQTSDGRWAHVVCAIWIPEVCFANMVFLEPVEGVKNIPSARWKLTCYLCKQKGRGASIQCHKANCYRAFHVSCAQKAGLFMKIDPVRETGVNGTTFSVKKTAFCENHSPVGSRRDGSGDEVVEGRLVGGRGNRGQRSYTQSPPAPPSKKTPKGQKKKKGKKSLAGQTTRRSAVPVLLVPQIPSHRLNKICIGVAVQRKNQFIQRLHNYWLLKRQSRNGMPLIRRLHSHLQAHKTAEQREPDEKLCAAREELRYWQKLRQDLERARLLVELVRKRERLKREQMKLQQAALELKLTPALILLRSTLDQLQEKDAAQIFSQPVNLAEVPDYLEFISKPMDLSSMRAKLEAHAYCSTTDLEGDFNLMVSNCLRYNSKETAFHRAALHLREVGGAVLRHAHRQAQSIGLDPSTGMHLPDSPNKHGFYQCTWEDVDSLLDPDNRLHLSTEEQLKALLEKLDMVASMRSSGGRTKRIRLLRREINTVTHKQQRSQSHNGKEEEEEEEENGKKDNVENSPLTSASTPGKDASPPTLESSCPASSPLPGDAPPEPPVLCLVTAGRRSPGRSYKRQRSSPSGGKGQSDDDAEVEETATPCKQKEDSEKFSPSQTPSPPTNACPLMGVGRRTSVLFKKAKNGARLAKIRAAQLQYVGTTEGKTNGLDSSPTIIKPPSETALSTPAPPPTPSSPSSHRLRSRGPSSDSEGDKPLSLVKVEGFTNGLGKHKDDSSDIASNDQKHSVPPPPKRSRGKPALAKVPESQNGGSGGSMLLPFDSDTELTPLDLVWAKCRGYPSYPAMVVDPDMPQEGLLHNGIPIPVPPGDVLKLGERRQKETGERHYLVLFFDTKRTWQWLPRDKLLQMGMDDTVDKLRLMEGKKPSVRKSVHTAYDRAMIHLNHVINHVKGNLTFNPSNFI, encoded by the exons atggtttgtg AACTCCGTCCTCCTCGCCCTCTCCAATCTAGAAAGCTAGTGCAAACCCCCATGAGGAGGCTGCGGAGGAGGGGATGCAGGCCAGGAGTAGTTGGCCTTGAGATGggcaggggtagagggagggggaggggcagggacTCCAGTGTTCAGCTGCGGCCACCTTCCCCCTATAGACTGCAGCTATCTCCATCTAGAGAAACTTTGACCTatgctcaggcccagaagatggTGGAGGTGGACCTGGATGGAAGGCTTCACAGGATCAGCATCACCGACCCTCTGCCAGTCATCACAGAGGATGAGATGATGGCTCAGGACATTGTTGAGTGCAACAGTAACAAAGAGAACAGCGAACAAACCCAGAGCAGAGCCAGACCAGGGCGCAAACCTCCCAACACAAAGGGCCGCAGGAGGGAAAGCAAAACCTCATCTCACCAGAGCCGACGTTCTggcagtcagcagtacactcaaAGCCACACCAATTCCTCCCAACACCCTTCTCACCAAAGCCCTCTCCCCGAGCCAACCTTCCGCGTGCTTGACTGTCCGTGTCCTTTAGACACACCTCCCCTACCTGTGGCCTACTACCGTTTCGTAGAGAAGTCAGGGGAGGAGCAGGACTGTGAGGCAGAGTACGACATGGACGAGGAGGACCTGGCCTGGCTGGAGATGGTCAACCAGAAGAGGGTATCTGATGGCCACACGTCCGTCTCCCCGGACACCTTTGAGCTGCTGATCGACCGTCTGGAGAGGGAGTCCATCCTGGAGTCACGGAGCCAGGCCCTGTCCCAGAGTGCCATAGACGAGGATGCCTTCTGCTGCGTCTGCCTGGACGACGAGTGTCTCAACAGCAACGTCATCCTGTTCTGTGACATCTGCAACCTGGCCGTCCACCAGGAGTGTTACGGTGTGCCCTACATTCCTGAGGGCCAGTGGCTGTGCCGCTGCTGTCTGCAGTCCCCCTCGCGCCCTGTGGACTGTGTGCTCTGCCCCAACCGGGGAGGTGCCTTCAAACAGACTAGTGATGGACGCTGGGCCCACGTTGTCTGTGCCATATGGATCCCAGAGGTGTGCTTTGCCAACATGGTATTCCTGGAGCCAGTGGAGGGGGTGAAGAACATCCCCTCAGCCCGCTGGAAGCTCACCTGCTACCTGTGCAAGCAGAAAGGCCGGGGCGCGTCCATCCAGTGCCACAAGGCCAACTGTTACCGGGCCTTCCATGTCAGCTGTGCCCAGAAGGCTGGCCTCTTCATGAAGATCGACCCGGTCCGGGAGACTGGGGTCAACGGAACCACCTTCTCTGTGAAGAAGACTGCCTTCTGTGAGAATCACTCCCCAGTCGGGTCACGGCGAGATGGGTCAGGTGATGAGGTGGTGGAGGGAAGGCTGGTGGGAGGTAGGGGGAACAGGGGTCAAAGGTCATACACTCAGAGCCCCCCGGCACCACCCAGTAAAAAGACTCCCAAAGgccagaagaagaagaaaggaaAGAAGAGCCTAGCTGGTCAGACGACCCGTCGCTCTGCTGTGCCTGTGCTGCTGGTGCCTCAAATCCCCTCTCACAG GCTGAACAAGATTTGCATTGGGGTTGCTGTGCAGAGGAAGAACCAGTTCATTCAGAGGCTTCACAACTACTGGCTGCTGAAACGTCAGTCCCGAAACGGCATGCCTCTCATCCGGCGCCTGCACTCACATCTGCAGGCTCACAAGACTGCTGAGCAG AGGGAACCAGATGAGAAGCTTTGTGCGGCGAGGGAGGAGCTACGGTACTGGCAGAAGTTGCGGCAGGACCTGGAGAGAGCCCGGCTCCTGGTGGAACTCGTccgcaagagagagagactaaagagagagCAG atgAAACTTCAACAGGCTGCTCTGGAGCTGAAGTTGACCCCAGCGTTAATACTGCTGCGTTCCACCCTGGACCAGCTTCAGGAGAAGGACGCAGCACAGATTTTCTCTCAGCCTGTCAATCTAGCAGAG GTGCCAGACTATCTGGAGTTCATCTCCAAGCCCATGGATTTATCCAGCATGCGTGCCAAACTGGAGGCCCATGCCTACTGCTCCACAACCGACCTGGAGGGGGACTTTAACCTCATGGTGTCCAACTGCCTGAGGTACAACTCCAAGGAGACCGCGTTCCACCGAGCCGCCTTGCACCTACGAGAGGTTGGAGGAGCCGTCCTCCGCCACGCCCACAGACAGGCGCAGAGCATCGGGTTGGACCCCAGCACGGGCATGCACCTCCCAGACTCTCCTAACAAGCATGGCTTCTACCAATGCACCTGGGAGGATG TGGACTCTCTCCTGGATCCAGACAACAGGCTCCACCTGTCCACAGAGGAGCAGCTGAAGGCCCTGCTGGAGAAGCTGGACATGGTGGCATCCATGCGCTCCAGTGGAGGACGAACCAAACGCATCCGGCTGCTACGTAGAGAGATCAACACGGTCACGCACAAACAACAGCGCTCACAATCGCACAAcgggaaagaggaagaggaagaggaggaagaaaatGGAAAGAAGGACAATGTGGAGAACAGTCCTTTAACATCAGCCTCTACTCCGGGGAAAG ATGCCTCTCCACCAACACTAGAGTCTTCATGCCCAGCGTCGTCCCCCCTGCCAGGCGATGCCCCACCTGAGCCACCCGTACTGTGCCTTGTGACCGCAGGGCGAAGGTCACCAGGGCGCTCTTACAAACGCCAGAGATCCTCGCCGAGTGGGGGAAAAGGGCAGAGTGATGATGATGCTGAAGTTGAGGAGACAGCGACACCGTGCAAACAGAAGGAGGATTCTGAAAAGTTCTCTCCTTCACAGACTCCCAGTCCCCCCACTAACGCCTGTCCTTTGATGGGAGTTGGCCGACGGACATCTGTTCTGTTCAAGAAAGCTAAAAATGGAGCGAGACTGGCAAAGATTAGAGCAGCTCAGTTACAGTATGTAGGGACCACTGAGGGTAAAACCAATGGATTGGACAGTTCCCCCACCATTATAAAACCTCCCAGTGAGACTGCCCTTTCCACCCCTGCCcctccccccactccctcctcaccgtcaTCCCACCGCCTGAGGTCCAGAGGGCCCAGCTCTGACAGCGAGGGAGACAAGCCCCTCTCCCTTGTCAAAGTAGAAG GCTTTACAAATGGTCTAGGAAAGCACAAAGATGACTCCTCAGACATAGCATCCAATgaccaaaaacatag TGTCCCCCCGCCACCCAAACGCAGCCGTGGTAAACCAGCTCTGGCTAAAGTCCCAGAGAGCCAGAATGGAGGCTCAG GGGGAAGTATGCTTTTGCCCTTTGATAGTGACACAGAGCTCACACCACTTGACCTGGTCTGGGCTAAGTGTCGTGGATATCCATCATACCCAGCAATG GTTGTTGACCCAGACATGCCTCAGGAAGGGCTTCTTCACAATGGCATCCCCATCCCCGTGCCTCCTGGGGACGTGCTCAAACTGGGGGAGCGGAGGCAGAAGGAGACCGGGGAGAGGCACTACCTTGTGCTGTTCTTTGACACCAAAAGGACCTG GCAATGGCTGCCACGGGACAAGTTGCTGCAAATGGGGATGGATGACACGGTGGACAAACTGCGCCTGATGGAGGGCAAGAAGCCCAGCGTCCGCAAGTCTGTACACACGGCATACGACCGTGCCATGATACACCTGAACCACGTTATCAACCACGTCAAGGGGAACCTCACTTTCAACCCCTCCAATTTTATATGA